The Schistocerca americana isolate TAMUIC-IGC-003095 chromosome 5, iqSchAmer2.1, whole genome shotgun sequence genome includes a window with the following:
- the LOC124616238 gene encoding spermatogenesis-associated protein 17 — protein MVTAITPALTIQKTVRGFLERQHIRRLNAAAVTIQRHWRGYVGRKLYMHLLQKAVNDMYWQHYCTSATQIQKIWRGYVVRTRIFNYYEFKARVKEAVEKDAELLDKMQQNNDRFETAVMDVLENEAKQWVLFILFKLHHLVRTTNQRGIYSKNTGTELSAIEKQLKSLSYTKYVKLLRAQRKQASKMISSSLALKYGIDYGKEIEKLHNTSVIRQDHIEKKKNHFLLFDPITKSEVNSE, from the exons CTTTAACTATTCAAAAAACAGTGCGCGGATTCCTAGAAAGACAGCATATTCGTCGGTTAAATGCTGCTGCAGTAACTATTCAGAGACACTGGCGCGGGTATGTTGGCAGAAAATTGTATATGCATCTCCTCCAGAAAGCGGTAAACGATATGTACTGGCAGCATTACTGTACATCGGcaacacaaatacagaaaatatgGCGAGGTTATGTTGTTCGAACACGAATCTTCAATTATTACGAGTTCAAAGCAAGAGTTAAAGAGGCGGTAGAAAAGGACGCAGAATTACTCGACAAGATGCAACAGAATAACGACAGATTCGAAACAGCGGTAATGGATGTGCTTGAGAATGAAGCTAAGCAGTGGGTGCTGTTTATTTTGTTTAAACTACATCATTTGGTGAGAACTACCAACCAACGCGGTATATATAGTAAAAATACAGGCACAGAACTATCGGCCATTGAGAAACAACTTAAAAGTCTTTCTTATACAAAATATGTGAAACTTTTACGTGCTCAGAGGAAACAAGCCAGTAAGATGATTTCATCTTCACTCGCCCTGAAGTATGGAATTGATTATGGCAAAGAAATTGAAAAGCTGCATAATACCAGCGTGATTCGTCAGG ATCATATTGAAAAGAAGAAAAACCATTTCTTACTATTTGATCCTATtacaaaatctgaagtaaattctgAATGA